gtgttttcctAAAACTCTAAATGATGTTCTTAAACatcctgttttgtccacaaaccaaaatcattcagttttaatattctatggagcaaagaaaccattaaatattcacatttaagaagctgaaaaatcccaTAAATTGTTCCAATTGTTAACggataaatcaagaaaatagtTGGCAATaaatttagtaactgattaattgttgcactaattaaaacaagttctctgttattcagcttcttaaatgtgaatatcttagACGTTATGCTTTAAAAATTAATAGCGTTGATTTGtggacaacaaaacaaaacatctttttgcaacaaatcaattaatcaagaaaataaaagacatatcAACTCTAACTATGCTTAACTTGATTAATACAGGAGagtttttctttcccctccagTTGTGAAGCACATGTGGAAAACAGCTAAGTCAATGGACAGAAAactaaaatgtcacacacaacACTAATTACCACACAATTAACATTACAATaaggaaatgttattttaagcagtgaaaacaaatcataaaacTTTTGAAATATCTGCTCACTTTTTCTAGTAATCACATGAGACCTTCAGAGATCCactaaaagcacattttcactccATTTTCAGCTCAGTTTCTCCACATTTTGTCCAAATGTGGTCAATGTTGATGCTTTTATGTGATGTGTTTGTCTTAATGACGGCTatttccaccttttttttttcaagcaaaaAGCAAAAGTAATTTCCTTTTTCAGAGGTCAtagtgttttgttgtgtaataTTCAAAACGCCTGGTTTTTGTTACATAAGGCAAattatagttttgtttttttaacaaaaagcAGTGTCTGTCAACGTGTTACTACCAGCAGTTTATTATGATCATATTTCCTGAATCCTTTCAGCAGCTTAAGAGTTCAAAGAGAAAACACTATAAACGTAGATGAAATGTGAGTTTTACATCACTGGCACACGTCAGACTCAAGCCATTGTGTGACGTTTTAAGCTcagctatttttatttttgagctGTTAAATCCGATCATGTTAGACCTGTGCTTCTAATAACATCTCAAAGGAcgtcctggttaaataaaagatgaaaaaattgGACGTTTAAAAGTGgagtaaaaaaggaaaattggcCAAATAACTCGACCAAAAACTCGTATCGCAACTGTCTTGGAGGTTGAATTTTAACAAGAGCTTTTATATTTGatgtgttgtcatggtgatttTACAATAACATAGCAATGAATTATGTTTTATTAGGGCTTACTGATTTAGATAGAATATCCAATTATTGCAATTATTGTTTTTGACTCAAATTTGCTAGTGCAATTTGAGCCGTTGTGTGGTgtgcaaaataaagttttagaGCAATATTCACTGTTACagaatttaaaacaagatggagaaTTACAACCTGAGATAGCGTCAATTATTACCTGCTAATTGTTAGTATATCTCATTTTGAACTCCCTTGTCTTAAGCTGCCCTCAATTAAGTGAACCTGGAACCTTAAATTCttgctgaaataaaaaaaaaaaataatacacaatataCATTTGAAATTTCAGGCTGTTATTTTGGTGTTTCTTGATGTTAAACTCTCTCCTTTTGTTTCACAGGTTCTTTAATGTCAGCAGTCACAATGCCCCGACGACGGTAGCGCCATCGTCGATGAGGGATGTGGATGGGAAAGCTCTTGCTACTCAATAACTTCTACTACGAGACGTCTCTTGGTAACGCCGTGGAGCGGTGCGACTGTTCCCGTCCCGTCACGTCATGTCTCTGCCAAACGAATCGGGAAACCGAGGGAAGGACCGAGAGAGGGGTGCCCGACCTAAGGTGAGACAGAGCCGGTCAGAGGAAAGGCGGGACTCGGGCGGAGCTCGTAAAGGTggaaaggggaagaaaaaaggcGGCGCCTGCCACGAACCCGCGGCAGAGCGGCCCGTCAGTGACGGCTTTGAGTACGGGGAGCTGTTGAATGAGCTGGAGTCCGGGGACCGATCCTCTACCTCTCCTCTGAAGGAGAGTTGGAGATGGCAGGGTATGGAAGTGGCCTCCTCTCTGCCAGGACAGGAGCGGCTGACGACCAGACCAGGACTGGGAACTGTAGGTGAGTCGCCTGCACCGAGTGAAGGCGACGGCAGAGGCTCGAGCAGCAATCGTACTCTCCGGCAAAAAATCCAGGATGCGATGGGTCAGTGTTTCCCGATaaagacacacagcacagcgacggcggcagcagcagctgtagctccacctccagctccgcctccaCAGGATCTCACACCAGTAGCTGCCGGTGCTTCTGCCTCCTCTAAGCGCAAAATCCATCTGAGCGAGCTGATGCTGGACGACTGTCCTTTTCCCGTGGGATCAGAGCTCGCTCAGAAATGGAATCTCATTAAGCAGCACACGGCGCCCATTACCCAGCCTCCTTTGCTGGATTCGGCAGTCGTGTGCAGTGCCCCGACTTCAGCCATGGCGACCGTGGTGGAGGACGTGGACGACAAGTTGCGGGAGCGCAGGCGCATCAGCATCGAACAAGGCGTCGAGCCACCGCCCAACGCTGAGATCCACACGTTCGAGGTGACGGCGCAAATTAACCCTCTGTACAAACACGGACCTAAACTGGCTCATGGTATGAACGAGCTGTCGGGTTCTGACAGAACGAccgctcagcagcagcagcagctgcttctccagagacagcagcagcaccagctccTGCTCCAGAGCTGTCTGGACACTCTGGATGAGGTCGTGGCCTCGGCGTCCGCCCACACCAGCGATCCTGTCCCCGACCTTCAGGTCGCCCCGGAGGTCGTGGCGACCAACATGCCCTCCAAAGCCGCGCTCCCCACGACCGAGCATCACAAATCCCACGACGGATACCGCATTCACACGCAGATCGATTACATTCACTGTCTGGTCCCAGACCTGCTGCGGATCACCAACCTGCCGTGTTACTGGGGCGTCATGGACCGCTACGAGGCCGAGAGGCTGCTGGAGGGGAAACCCGAGGGCACCTTCCTGCTGAGGGATTCCGCCCAGGAAGATTACCTCTTCTCCGTCAGCTTCCGGCGCTACGGCCGCTCGCTGCACGCGCGCATCGAGCAGTGGAACCACAACTTCAGCTTCGACGTGCACGACCCCAGCGTGTTCCACGCGTCCACGGTGACGGGCCTGCTCGAGCACTACAAGGACCCCAACTCGTGCATGTTCTTCGAGCCGCTGCTGTCCAACCCCATCCACCGCACGCAGCCGTTCAGCCTGCAGCACGTGTGCAGAGCGGTCGTCAGCAGCTGCACCACCTACGACGGCATCAACATGCTTCCCATTCCAAACGCTTTGAAAAAGCACCTGAAAGAATATCACTACAAACAGAGGGTGCGTGTACGGAGGATGGACACGTGGTGGGAATGAAGGAGAAGAACCACAGATAAATACACTACTGTGCAAAGGTTTTTGGTCACTAGCGCTGCAGGTAAACTGCaagcaatgtttttttaaagttgttggtccaaaaaatgatttctttgttatatgagacaaagaaaccagaaaatattcacatttaagaagctgaaaaatcagaaaacacattAGAATAGTTGGcatttcatttagtaattgattaaatatcaattaatcattgcagccctattgATCATcttttagttttgttgttttttacagtttttattagAATAgaaccagaaaatacaggaaatatgCATGAGGGGAGAAAAGCAAATAGATGCGTCTCATAAACAACACATTAGCCCCAATGTGAACTTTTTAACCAAGAAACAGCACAGATGTGGcgacatgtttttaaagcaaatatttaTCACTTTGACCAGTGAATGTGAACAAAGGCTTTATTTCAATCATGTGAACATAATACAGTtacaaaaagatgaaataaGACAATCAAAATTCAGTCACGAGGAAAAACCAGTCCAGCCTCAGGTTTGGTGCGACTCCGTCTGTACGTCCTGTCGTCTTCAGACAAACGGACTTAAACTAAATCCAAAGCTACGACACGTGACTGCGACGGTGAAGACATAGAATATCATGTTTGTTACCAAGGAGATCaatattttacagtaaaaatacaGCTTTACATGATTATATTTAATGATGATAATAGATTTTATGTACAAAGCTTTAACATGACTTAGTGCTGTTATAAGcatttaattcatgttttaattaaccattttttttaatgttattcagGTTAATAAAGTCAAGGGTTTATATAACAGTTGAATGTTTCAAgtaactgtaaataactgtctTTAGTTCACATTTGTGACATTCATTTCCCTTAAATGACACTTAATTTGAATTCATGTAAAATAGAAACTAAATAGTCATCGTAATAACTAGAGTTAAGCACACTGTATCTTTGTCAATGCTCCTTGTGACCttcattgtaaaataaatggaaatgtgtGGGAGTATGGAACAATAATCATTACTTAACTATAATTAAGCACTACTTAAGCGTACTTTACCCGTTTTATTAATGCTCCTTGTGACCCTTATTGTAAAACTTTAACCCTTCTGTTGTCATCGGCGACAGGATTTTGGTATACGTACAGCTCATTAACACCGTTTGTGAGATCTAGAatagcagagaaatagagctgtAATTGTGCTCCATATACTTATCATTACCGTAGAACCTCAGGACCTCCGCTGCAGAAAGAGCGTCCAATTACAGAtgagattcaccagcgtgtcgttcaataactgccagatatggaaagtggaagttatcttggaaaaaggaaagaaagaattttgttttgacaattctacagccataaaatctaaagaAATACAGATTATCACGATGCTTTCCTTCAACTTTGACGTCATAAGGAGTACAGAAACAGCATCACTTAACTATAATCAAGCGTTTATTCCACTTTATGGTTTTTTTGTGACTCTTATTGTTAAGTGGGAAACAAATGCTTAGCATGGAGTTCACGTTGGTTATTCTGGACGATGCAAACGGAGCAGATAGCATGACGGAAATCAAGCAAAAACGCGTATTTGCTGGAGTTTAAAAACATTCTAAAGATTCGCCcaggtttatgtttttaaactcCAGCAAATTGGCCATACGTTACACGCCCAATGTGAAATTCAAGTCTTTGCGTTGAGTTTTGTACGCTATTTTTCGCCATGCGGAAGATtgttgcctctgtttttaaagcagCATTTGTGTCGCAAGAAGAAGTCATGAAAGTCATAGGCTACATTACCGGGTTTATAACAAGGAGCATTAATAAAGGATAATAAATGCTTAAATTATGGTTAAGTAGTTATTTCTTAAGTATTTCCACAATCTGTTAACAGCAGCTTGATTAATCCTTGGATAATCTATGAATTAACACCTTAATTAACCTGAAAAACATGACTAAATGTTAGGTTTGACCGTTAATTAACAGTTGAGGTTAATTAATGTGCACACGTAGTAAAAATGTTAGCGAATTCTGCGTCGCCGATGTtattatattaaacatttatcTTTATGTGTAACAGATGTGATTGTTTATCGTGCAGGGGCCTTAATCTGAGATTATACTGAAGCGTAATAAATGTCAATCATTTACAAGATACAGCTGATATCGCAATAATATCGTGTCATCGTGCGAATCCCACCCccgaatatgtatatattaaagtattaaagtaaacagaaaagagaaaatatttattgTGACCTACATGGACTCTagaagcttttattgtgaagttcttttcttttcatgttcatattttatgtatttttatggtttaatttacacaaaaaaaaaagtcattaaggCAACAGaactaagacttttgcacagtagtgtacatttttaatttctcttcAAAGTGAACAATGATCTGGCTGTTTTTTAACTTTCACTGCACtgtactgatgatgatgatgattctttttttaatttattttatttacttcctgctgttcacgtctttattattaatgatgataataattgtaCTGAGCGACACTGATGAGACAACAGTGATCTGACTGATCTTTGCACAACACTCCATGTTCTTTATGCTCAAATTAAACTTCTATAACAGACGTATTGTTCGCGGACGTTTATTATCcgacgaggaggaagaaagacTCAGTGGAAATCGTGGGAAAATCAAGCGGATTATTGTCGTGATAAAAGAAAAGGGTTTGTCGTGCGTCGCGCTCTGACGAGCCTTTCTTCCCATTAGTGTTAGAGTGTGGCGATGATGGACGTCCACGTTATTACTCATTGTTTCCCTCTGGGATTTAAATAATGCAATCAATCAACCgggctttatttaaaaaaaataaaataaaagacactttAGTAGATTTTGTAGTGCTTTATACatgacagtcacacacacacacacacaccagtcaacGTAATTTAGTCATAAATTATAAATACTAAATCTATGCTTTTGTCTGAGTATTGAGGCCATtctgaaggaaaagaaaagacacaaataaagtcttaatattcaGAGAAAAAATACATAATGTTATAAGAATGAAATCataatattttgaaatattcCGGTTTTATTCTGGTTATTTTCTCACAGTATTACATCATTCATGTATTAAAGATAAATGTTATTCCTGCTGTATTtagactttattctcgcaatATTACGACTTTGTTCTAACTTTACTCTTGTAATAACACAACTTTACGAATTATGACATTATTCTCGTTATTAGAAGTTTATTCTTGCGGTATTTTAACTTATTTCTCGCAATATTTTTGTAATAACTCAATTCTTGCCGTACTACGACTATTCTCATAGTTCTgtaactttattcttgtaataacTAAATTCTCGtattatgactttaatcatGTAATCTGATTTAATTCTTGCAGTGTTTAGACTTAATTCTCGTTATATATTACAATTATTCTTGTAATAACGCAGCTCAATTCTTTCcgtattacgactttattcttgctGCTTTAGGACTTTATTCgtataatattacaactttattctcgtagtATTATGACTTGTGTTGTTGACGTTCAGCATGAAAAGACTGAAACCAACGACTGAAAAACCAAAGACAACAAACGTCATCGTCTGAAGAAAATGAAGACGAGTCAAAACATTTCACGGCAGATGGACTTTAAATTTTCTTAATTATCTACAACTTGtgagtgtacgtgtgtgtgtgtgtgtgtgcgtgcgtttgaGTTAATGAAACTCAActaccacaaacacacacacacacactgattgttGTTGTCCGTCAGTAATAATCAGAGAAGAAAAGCGTCGGTGTTAATGAGAAAGCGTGGAAAATGGATTCCAGCGGCGACGCAGTGATTGGACGTCACAGGCAAATGAGTCACGACTGTTAATGAAGCTGTTATGATTTAAACAtgcgtgacctttgacctctgtttACCTCATTCTTTTATTAATTGAAGGAAGAGGACAATGCATTTcaataaacattcaaatgtaaatatgccaggttTGTAGCCTCAGGCTAACTTCTGTCTGTTGTCTCTTGGCAGATTGaattatatatatgcatatatatatatgtagatttatatatctacatatatatatatgtagatatatatatatatatgtatgtatgtatatatatatgttatatatagatagatatacatatatatgtataattgtgagtaaactatgacattaatgcgattattggcgattaaatattttaatcatttgacagCACGAGTTATTATCTTAATTTTACGGCGCAAATAGGTCTTGTGACTTCAGAATAAATTAATTTGAGCCTGTTTTTGTGCTTCGGACGTCGTGtggaatttggatttttttttttgagaattttaagtagattttagaattataagtagaatttatATGTGGACCTGTCCAGGCTGAGACTCCGCCTTTTGCCCtctgtcagcagggattggcaccagcaaccctcatgtggaggataaagatagaagatggatgtttGTTTGAATCAGTGCAAACTGCAGTAACGCATGAAGCACAGCAGGGGGCTCTGAAGAGCTTCAGTGTTTTACAGGGGCTGCtctcaggcctgtgtgtgtgtgtgtgtgtgtgtgtgtgtgtcatcatgcAGGTATTACCGGTCCTGggggataaaaaaagaaaaagacgagGACTCTTCTTCGTCTTTGCCTGGATGAGTGGACCCACAGGAGAAACATGCTTAAAGCTGATTGGCtgcacagactctctctctctctctctctctcgctctctctctctctctccctctttcacctCATATTCGTTGAGGGAGTAGATTTTTGCCCACAGCCTAATTTCAACATTTGAGCAACACGGTGAGTGGAGTATGAGTTTAGGATGATGAGGGACGACGACGGTGACTTAACCCAATAATCCGCCACTCATAATCTAATAAATGGCTTTAAAAAAGTTGGATCTTTATTCTCAGACTGGGATTATTTCAGCCCTTTATGTTGCGGTTAATGTACAgtaagagacacagagaagctTCTGTATCTGGGACATTAAGTCAGAGGAGTTAAAATCCCTGCTCATATGCATGTCGACATGGTTCTTCTCATCCACCCACAGAGGAGGAATACATTTGTGTGACAGaggagatgcagcagcagcagcagcagcagttatttttggtcagcagcagcagatgattcCAGTTGAATCTCAAACCTTCAGCgtgcagagaaacactgttgCTCGAAAGAAGCGCTGCCTCCTGGCTCAcgtttcatctttgtttttcgTGCAAGCGGGACATTGACGATGTTTCCTCGACCTGTTATTTAAAGCAGCCGTACGTAAGAGCTGTATTATATAAggtcataaaaatgaacatgatAGGATGAGGGTGAGAGGTAAAGAAAACATGGATGCTTTATGTTGGACGTTTACTCAGTTTGGACACTGAGTTTTTAGTTCtttgtttctatttttcctTTGCGATGTTTGCTGTGACAGAGCTGATGGAGAAGTAAAGAGAAAgtctgactgccaaatagtgaactgTTATCTATATCCACCAatagactgactgccaaataatgagctggtcccaataatgagctgttctctatATCCACCAGTGGACTGACTgtcaaatagtgag
This Solea senegalensis isolate Sse05_10M linkage group LG8, IFAPA_SoseM_1, whole genome shotgun sequence DNA region includes the following protein-coding sequences:
- the socs9 gene encoding suppressor of cytokine signaling 9 → MSLPNESGNRGKDRERGARPKVRQSRSEERRDSGGARKGGKGKKKGGACHEPAAERPVSDGFEYGELLNELESGDRSSTSPLKESWRWQGMEVASSLPGQERLTTRPGLGTVGESPAPSEGDGRGSSSNRTLRQKIQDAMGQCFPIKTHSTATAAAAAVAPPPAPPPQDLTPVAAGASASSKRKIHLSELMLDDCPFPVGSELAQKWNLIKQHTAPITQPPLLDSAVVCSAPTSAMATVVEDVDDKLRERRRISIEQGVEPPPNAEIHTFEVTAQINPLYKHGPKLAHGMNELSGSDRTTAQQQQQLLLQRQQQHQLLLQSCLDTLDEVVASASAHTSDPVPDLQVAPEVVATNMPSKAALPTTEHHKSHDGYRIHTQIDYIHCLVPDLLRITNLPCYWGVMDRYEAERLLEGKPEGTFLLRDSAQEDYLFSVSFRRYGRSLHARIEQWNHNFSFDVHDPSVFHASTVTGLLEHYKDPNSCMFFEPLLSNPIHRTQPFSLQHVCRAVVSSCTTYDGINMLPIPNALKKHLKEYHYKQRVRVRRMDTWWE